Proteins encoded together in one Miscanthus floridulus cultivar M001 chromosome 16, ASM1932011v1, whole genome shotgun sequence window:
- the LOC136511470 gene encoding serine/arginine-rich-splicing factor SR34-like yields the protein MTRRNGCTIYVGNLPGDIREREVDDLFYKYGRIVEIDLKIPPRPPGFAFVEFEDPRDAEDAIYGRDGYNFDGHRLRVELAHGGRGPSSFDRSSSYSSAGQRGAPKRSDYRVMVTGLPSSASWQDLKDHMRRAGDVCFTDVYREAGATIGIADYTNYEDMKHAIRKLDDSEFRNAFSRTYIRVREYDARRSRSRSRGRSRSRSKSRSRSRSRSYSRSRSRSYSKSRRPRSRSASQSKSPVKARSPSRSPPVSPLRDKSASRSPARCKSLPRSCSPAKPE from the exons ATGACCAGGCGGAACGGCTGTACAATCTACGTGGGCAATCTCCCCGGCGACATCCGCGAGAGGGAAGTAGATGATCTCTTCTACAAG TATGGACGTATAGTGGAAATTGACTTGAAAATTCCACCAAGGCCTCCTGGTTTTGCTTTTGTTGAG TTTGAGGACCCACGTGATGCTGAAGATGCAATATATGGCCGTGATGGATACAACTTTGATGGCCATAGGTTGCGG GTGGAATTAGCTCATGGTGGACGAGGTCCATCTTCTTTTGATCGATCTAGCAGCTATAGCAGTGCTGGACAACGCGGTGCCCCTAAACGTTCTGATTACCGTg TTATGGTTACTGGATTACCTTCTTCAGCATCATGGCAAGATCTCAAG GATCATATGCGGCGAGCTGGTGATGTCTGTTTCACTGATGTGTATCGTGAGGCTGGAG CAACTATTGGAATAGCTGATTATACTAACTATGAAGATATGAAACACGCG ATAAGGAAGCTAGATGATTCTGAGTTCCGTAATGCTTTTTCAAGGACATATATCCGG GTGAGGGAGTATGATGCTAGGCGCAGCCGTTCTCGCTCCAGAGGCAGAAGCCGTAGCCGCTCTAAGTCGAGAAGTAGAAGCCGTAGCCGCTCATACTCAAGAAGCAGAAGCCGCAGTTATAGCAAGAGTAGGAGGCCAAG ATCTAGATCTGCTTCTCAGTCAAAATCACCTGTTAAAGCAAG atcACCATCCAGATCCCCTCCTGTTTCT CCCCTGCGTGACAAGTCTGCAAGCAGGAGTCCTGCCAGGTGCAAAAGTCTGCCCCGATCTTGTTCTCCG GCAAAACCTGAATGA
- the LOC136511471 gene encoding mitochondrial zinc maintenance protein 1, mitochondrial-like — protein MAAAAEGLAAYRAVLRAARRTFAGDQLMLKESAVEIRRRFEDHRGLAPGSDEAARALADAREAAHFITHMIVQATRAPSGSFVVKPESVHAGATLEVPSEEILSKLK, from the exons atggcggcggcggcggaaggtCTGGCTGCCTACCGGGCGGTGCTGCGGGCGGCGCGGCGGACGTTCGCGGGCGACCAGCTGATGCTGAAGGAGTCTGCGGTGGAGATCCGACGCCGCTTCGAGGACCACCGTGGTCTAGCCCCGGGCTCCGACGAGGCAGCTCGTGCCCTCGCCGACGCCCGCGAGGCGGCGCACTTCATCACCCATATGATAGTCCAGGCCACACGCGCGCCCTCCGGATCCTTCG TTGTGAAGCCTGAGAGTGTTCATGCTGGAGCTACACTGGAGGTTCCTTCCGAGGAGATCCTTTCAAAGTTGAAATAG